From the Candida dubliniensis CD36 chromosome 2, complete sequence genome, the window AGTACATTAAGTATATTGGAAAGTgaaccaaaagaaaaaaaaaaggggggaAGGGGGGAAGTTGATTCAAACCTATTTTAATGCTGCATCCACTTTTTCCATATTATCACtatttttgataatctCACCATCGGAAGATTCTTCACCACTACCTTccaaatcttcttcttcatcgtATTCTTGAATACCAAATTTACCTTTCCAACCATTATcgatcaaataatttttaaatttaacatcttcttctaataaatcttcatcttttAAATGAGggataaaaataaatgttACTAAAACTCCGGCTAATCCACAAATGGCAGCAATAATAAAAGTCCATTTATCAcctaaatttttttgaattggaCTAAAAGTTTTAGTCCCCACAACAGCACCAACTTTACCAATAGCAGCTGATATACCATAAGCGGTACCTCTAATTGGAGTAGCAAATGATTCTGAAGATGTTAACCCCATATTATTACCGGGACCAAAATTACCACAACTCATCATTAAACCATAAAATACAATGAATAATCCGGTTATGGGTTTAATTTGATGATATGCACATCCAACAATTAAtccaaaaacaatatatcCACAAAATCCAATCATCATAGTATATTTACGACCcaaaatatcaacaacataaGCACCAATAAATACACCAGGAAGAGCAATGGTACCTAAAAGTAAATTCCATTCAGCAattttttctaaattatttttttccagAGTTGGCACAACATTAGAAATAATCCCAGCTGAAAAAATCCCATTAGGGAAAGTAACAAAATCATATAAGAACCAAGCAACACAAGTACCAATTAAACGAGGCCAATAATATTTAAGAGCTAACCAATAAGGAGCACGTTGTTTTATAGCTGATTTAGTATATAATTCCGAAGTCACCATTTTCAATCGGAAATAAAAAACTGAAAGGGGCCAAAAACATCCAATAGCAAACATAGTTCTCCAAATGGCATCTAAATGTTTACCACAAATTCGAttaacaattaaaaaaatacataAAGCAAATGGACCACCAAATGATAATGGTAAATTAGTTGCCAATATAAATGCTCCACCACGTTTTTTCACTGATTCATTAGCAGCTTCACTTGCGGTTACAGAAGAAGATGGATATTCTGCTCCAATACCAAATCCTGTAACTCCACGGAAAATAGTCAACATCCAAAACATTCCATTAATAGTTTTACCATGAGAAGCAGCACACA encodes:
- a CDS encoding plasma membrane permease, glycerophosphoinositol and glycerophosphocholine uptake, putative (Similar to S. cerevisiae GIT1;~In S. cerevisiae, mediates uptake of glycerophosphoinositol and glycerophosphocholine as sources of the nutrients inositol and phosphate; expression and transport rate are regulated by phosphate and inositol availability); the protein is MSDLVKSSEVIETTEVPHNNNNNNNNNKRHFKYDSEQRKQRLAGGVKLKDALMILCAGFALISDGYQNNVMSMMNKVFALEYPKEYTASLSTQVSNASLVGTIFGQVIIGLTADYIGRKWSIVTATCFLIFGTMMCAASHGKTINGMFWMLTIFRGVTGFGIGAEYPSSSVTASEAANESVKKRGGAFILATNLPLSFGGPFALCIFLIVNRICGKHLDAIWRTMFAIGCFWPLSVFYFRLKMVTSELYTKSAIKQRAPYWLALKYYWPRLIGTCVAWFLYDFVTFPNGIFSAGIISNVVPTSEKNNLEKIAEWNLLLGTIALPGVFIGAYVVDILGRKYTMMIGFCGYIVFGLIVGCAYHQIKPITGLFIVFYGLMMSCGNFGPGNNMGLTSSESFATPIRGTAYGISAAIGKVGAVVGTKTFSPIQKNLGDKWTFIIAAICGLAGVLVTFIFIPHLKDEDLLEEDVKFKNYLIDNGWKGKFGIQEYDEEEDLEGSGEESSDGEIIKNSDNMEKVDAALK